CCGGTGGCGCTCAATGTCCTGCACGCGGATGCGAACAAAGGCGCGCAGCGCGGGGGCGGCCCCGTCCGTCGCCGTGAGCGGGTCGAGCTGCGCGACCATATCGGCGAGGATGTCCTCAATCACATTGCGGCAGAGATCGGCCTTGCTGGCGAAGAAATTGTAGAGCGAGCCGACCGAGAAACCGGCGGCGGCGGCGATCGCCTCCATGGTTGCGGCGTCAAACCCTTCGGCGGAAAAAACCCGCTCGGCCGCCGACAGGATATCCTGACGGGACAGGTCGCGTTCCCGCTCCCGTCGCCGTTCCTTCAGGTGATGCCGCGCGGCACTCGCCGTCATTCTGAATCTCCGTTCATTTTTGTTAACGTTCCTATAGTACCATGAGCAGCCGTTCAGCGGCAAGGCCAATATGGCCGAGGCCAATATGGCCGAGCAAACTTTTCTATTGAACGAAGCCCGCCGCTGTGGTATAACGACCGCCCATTTTGCTATCCAGTGAAGTGGAACGGGCGGCCACCTCCGTCCAGGGCTTTCAGGCTGACTGCCCTGTCGGTTGATGTTTGGCTGCCTTCAACGTGTCCGGCGCGCCGCGCCGTAGACAAAGAGGTATGACGTCATGCCCAAAATGAAAACAAAAAAAGCCGCGACGAAGCGGTTTAAAATGTCGGCCACGGGCAAGGTGTTGCAGAGCCAGGGGGGCAAGTCCCACCTGAACGCCTGCAAATCGCGCAAACGCAAGCGCAATCTCCGTGGCATGTGTGTGCTCAGTGAGGCGGACCAGCCGCGCATCAAACGCATGTTGTCGAACTACAAAGGCTGAATAAGGAGAGTAGCCCATGCCCAGAGTTACCAATGCCCCGGCGTCGCGCGAGCGCAGGCGCCGGCGTCTAGACCTCGCGAAGGGATTTCGCGGGTCACGCAGCAAGCTTTTCCGTCAGGCGACTGAGGCGGTTGACCGGTCTCAGCGGCTGGCGACGGTCCACCGCAAGCAGCGCAAGCGGGATTTCCGTCATCTGTGGATCGCCCGCGTCAACGCGGCGGCCCGCGCCAATGGCATCACCTACAGCCGGCTGATTGAAGGCCTGACCAAGGCGAACATCACGCTGAACCGCAAGATGCTGGCCGAGATCGCGATCCACGATGGCGAGGGATTCAAGGCGATCATCGAGAAGGCGCGCGCGGCGCTGGCCTGAGTGTATCAGGCATGAACTCCAACACGCCCCGGCTGCAAAACAGCGTTTTGCGGACGGGGCGTGTTGTTTTCTGCGGCGCGTCCGGTGAACGTGCGCCGTGCGTGCGCCGGATCGTCAGTCGAGCAGATTTCCGGCTTCCTTGCGGACGGCCTCGCGGGACTCGGCAGAGGTGACGCTTTCAAGCGCCTTCTTGTAGTAGGCGGCCGCTTCGGCACGGGCGGCGGCGGCGGCCTCCGCATCGGGGATTGTGGCGAGGATTTCGGCGATGCGCAGGGCGTTGCGTCCGCGAAGCATGTCGGGGGTGTGTTGAACGCCGGTTGTAGGGTCATAGGTGTCGGCTTCGGCCAGGTCTCCGAGGCAGGTCATGAACATGCGGAAGTGCTCGACGGCCTCACGCGGCTTGTTCGCCTTGAGCGCGCGGTGGGCCTTGACCTTGCACAGCGCCATCGTGTGCCAGGATGCGTCGCGCCCGGGAACGCCGGCTTCCAAATACGATTCGGCGAGGTCGAAGTCCTCCAAGACGAAGGCACCGTCGAGCCGCATGGTCTTGAGGGTCTTGACGGTCTCTTCGTTGGCGCCGATGAGGAGCTGGTTGGCGATGGGGATGAGCTGCTTGAGTACCGCCGTTTCGTCGATCAGGTCGTAGAAGAAGCGGATCAGGAGGGCGCTCACGACGGGGGTGGGGATCTTGGCGTTCAGCAGGGCTTCGAGCCGCCGGGGCAAGGCGGCTCGGTTGGTCGCCATCGCCGATTCGGCCCAGTGGCGGGCAGCCTGGGAGACGGCAGCCTTGCCGCCCGGCTGGAAGATCACCGCTTCGGCGCAGGCGTCCACGATGTCCAGACGCCCCGCACGGCGCGCGGCCGGGAGGATTTGGGACATCAGGTTCTGCAGCGCGGCATCGGGAAGCGTTTCGGCGGCGGTCTTGAACAGATCCTGAGCCGCATCCCACTGGGCGCGGCCGGCGGCCAGCCGGATCGAGCTGGTCAGAAGCAGATGCGTCCGATTTTCGCGGTCTCCCTCCGCCGACGCGACTTGTTTGCTGAGGGTTTCGAGATCATCCCACCGACCGGCGGCGATCATCTGTTCGAACGCGCCGGTTAGCACCGCATCGGCGGCATCGGCGGGAAAGGCGGCGAGGATCACGGACAGGGCGTCGGCGGCTTGCTCCATATCGGGCAGCCCGAGAGCGGCGAAGAACCGCCACTCGGTCGCTTGCCGGACCAGTTCCGCGTCGACCTGGGGGAGGGATGCGACCGAGGATGCGAACGCAAAGGCTGGAGCGGCCCCCTCGTTTTCGTTCAGGTAGGGAAGCAGCAACTGGAGCCCGATCCGCGCGCAGGCGACCGGACCGTTCGTGCAAGCTGCCAGCACCCGATCACGAACCGGATCGGTGTGTCCGGCAAAGAGGCGGATGCGGATCGCTTCAGAAAAGATCTCGTCGGCCCAGGGCTCATAACTCGAATTTTCGAGCAGGGCGTCGAAGACGCGAACCGCCTCGTTGGTCTGACCGATCCCGAACAGTTCATTGGCCTGCTGGTAGGCCTCCTCCATCCCCTGCCGGTATTTCTGCTCGAGGGCCATCGCCGCCGCCGAATCGGGGTCGCGTGCCCCGGACGTGGATGTGTCCTTGTTGCACCCGAACGTCAACACAACGGTCGCGGCGATCAGCCCCATCGACGCAGACACACACATACGTTTGAACATGCCGAACCTCCACATGCGCCACGGGCAGAGCGGACGCCCGCGCGGGCATCGGCTCACGCCGTCACAAAATAGCGGCGCTCATTATAGGGAAACCCCCGTGGCATGGCAAGCGCGGGTTTAGGGTAAACATTTGGGCTTGCTAGGATAGAACGGCGGGGCCATAATCATCAAAACAGGAGATCTTATGGATGCCGTTCAGCTTGAATCGCCCCCCTCGGATGGGCATACGCTGTTGATCATCGAACCAGTCGCCGAAGCGCGTGAGCGCTTGGCTGCGGTGTTCGCCCGGGAAGCCTACGAACTGCATCAGGCGATCACCCCTCCCCAGGCATTGACCATGGCGGCGCTGATCACGCCCGACCTGATCCTGCTCGGCCCCGGTCTGGCCGAACAGGCGCGCGCCGACGTGTGCCGGCAGGTCCGCATTGATCCCCTGCTGAAGGACATCCCCATCATCAGCGTCGTGGCGGACAGCGGGCTCAGCGTGCGGTTGAGAGCCCTGGAGGATGGCGCGGACGACGTGTTCGCCGAGCCGGTCAACGTCCACGAAGTGCGCCTGCGGGTGCGCCACATTCTCCGGCAGGACCGGCCGAACAAGCTCACCGCGCAGCGGCTGGAATACGAGCGTGCGCAGGGCGAGATGGAGACCGCGCTGGACGCCATTCTCGAGAAATGGGCGTTCTCGCAGGAAATGATCGGCGTGGAGACAGTCGGGCATACCCGGCGTGTCGTCGACCTGACGCTCGCGGTGGCCC
This Lentisphaerota bacterium DNA region includes the following protein-coding sequences:
- a CDS encoding TetR/AcrR family transcriptional regulator, giving the protein MTASAARHHLKERRRERERDLSRQDILSAAERVFSAEGFDAATMEAIAAAAGFSVGSLYNFFASKADLCRNVIEDILADMVAQLDPLTATDGAAPALRAFVRIRVQDIERHRGFFKVMASGGIGGGKGDYGVPIHALFARFHGALIDRLAALIGALPRTDEPDAEDPVTVALAVDGFVLAASRYWSHQAPETQLRDKLPMIERMALRIAGVSGINLQDCEADKT
- the rpmI gene encoding 50S ribosomal protein L35 is translated as MPKMKTKKAATKRFKMSATGKVLQSQGGKSHLNACKSRKRKRNLRGMCVLSEADQPRIKRMLSNYKG
- the rplT gene encoding 50S ribosomal protein L20 → MPRVTNAPASRERRRRRLDLAKGFRGSRSKLFRQATEAVDRSQRLATVHRKQRKRDFRHLWIARVNAAARANGITYSRLIEGLTKANITLNRKMLAEIAIHDGEGFKAIIEKARAALA